CTCGAACCACGTTCTTTTTCAGGTCCAACTTTTCAGCGATAGCTGCTATCTTCTCGGACGACGGGCGAGGTTGTACGGCGAAGTAAGCCTCCAAAGATCTCTTTTCTGGTGCCGCTATCGACGTTCTCTTCCGTTTCTTTTCCCCTCCGCTATAAATGTCAGGTTTGTTGAGTTTCTCTCTCTGCGCACCCTCGGCCTCCTCGAGCCACGCCTGAAGGATGGGTTTAAGCGCTATCATGTTGTTATGGGACAGAGTCAACGATTCGAACCGACAAATGGTGCTTTGGCTTAGCGATCCCACGCCGGGTATCTTCAGGTTAACCAGCGCATTGCCAACGTCCGCCTGGGTCACCCCCAGCTTGATCCGCCTCTGCTTGAAGCGCTCCGCGAATGCCTCTAGTTCCCTGGGATCAGTGTCCGAGTCATTGATAGAGGAAAGGCCGTTGTTATTGAGTCCTGGCCCGCCCTGGCCCCCTCCATGGTGTCCAGGTAAAAGACCGTGGTGGGTGAGAGGGGAATTCATGTTCATAGCGGCCTGGTGCGAGAGGTGGCTCAAGCCATGCATGTGTGAGTGAGGGTGGGGGTGAGCAGAGGTGGAGATCAGCccgccaccacctcctccacccccgCCCCCGGAGCCGTCGTGGCTGGACATGAGAGCTAAGGACGGGGAGTTGATGTGGTCCATGAGGTCCGGGGGTTCcatgttggggtggtggtggtggtggtgatggtggtggtggtgggccaGTGGCACCGTGGTGTTGGAAGAGCATGGCACGCTGTTCATGGTGTGGTAGGTGGCGTCCGGTTTGAAAGGGTGCGTCTTGCCCTGGGACACGGCGATGTCCACGGCAGCCAGAGCTTCGGCGCGGGCCAGGAGGGTCTCATCCAGGCTGGCGAATATGTTACTCTGCAGCTGTAATGAGAGGAGAtgcggagagagggagggcgcgcgtgaagggagaggagggaacagaaACAAAGCAAAGtgggggaaaaagagagaaagaacaagCACATGATGAATAAGTGGATATGTCAGCTGTGGGACTTCTGACAACACATAAAACACGAAGAATATTCCTTTTAGAAGACTGTCACCGAGTCATAAAAAAAAATGTCGGTAGCTTTTGTGT
The nucleotide sequence above comes from Oncorhynchus nerka isolate Pitt River unplaced genomic scaffold, Oner_Uvic_2.0 unplaced_scaffold_2139, whole genome shotgun sequence. Encoded proteins:
- the pou4f1 gene encoding POU domain, class 4, transcription factor 1 gives rise to the protein MMSMNSKQTHFAMHPSLPEHKYTTLHSSSEAIRRACLQAPQLQSNIFASLDETLLARAEALAAVDIAVSQGKTHPFKPDATYHTMNSVPCSSNTTVPLAHHHHHHHHHHHPNMEPPDLMDHINSPSLALMSSHDGSGGGGGGGGGGLISTSAHPHPHSHMHGLSHLSHQAAMNMNSPLTHHGLLPGHHGGGQGGPGLNNNGLSSINDSDTDPRELEAFAERFKQRRIKLGVTQADVGNALVNLKIPGVGSLSQSTICRFESLTLSHNNMIALKPILQAWLEEAEGAQREKLNKPDIYSGGEKKRKRTSIAAPEKRSLEAYFAVQPRPSSEKIAAIAEKLDLKKNVVRVWFCNQRQKQKRLKFSACH